A single Macaca mulatta isolate MMU2019108-1 chromosome 11, T2T-MMU8v2.0, whole genome shotgun sequence DNA region contains:
- the SNRNP35 gene encoding U11/U12 small nuclear ribonucleoprotein 35 kDa protein, producing MNDWMPIAKEYDPLKAGSIDGTDEDPHDRAVWRAMLARYVPNKGVIGDPLLTLFVARLNLQTKEDKLKEVFSRYGDIRRLRLVRDLVTGFSKGYAFIEYKEERAVIKAYRDADGLVIDQHEIFVDYELERTLKGWIPRRLGGGLGGKKESGQLRFGGRDRPFRKPINLPVVKNDLYREAKRERRERSRSRERHWDSRTRDRDHDRGREKRWQEREPTRLWPDNDWERERDFRDDRVKGREKKERGK from the coding sequence ATGAATGATTGGATGCCCATCGCCAAGGAGTATGATCCACTCAAAGCGGGCAGCATCGATGGCACTGATGAAGACCCACATGACCGCGCGGTCTGGAGGGCAATGCTGGCACGATATGTCCCCAACAAAGGTGTCATAGGAGATCCCCTCCTCACCCTGTTTGTGGCCAGACTAAACTTGCAGACCAAGGAGGACAAATTAAAGGAAGTCTTTTCCCGCTATGGTGACATCCGGCGGCTTCGGCTGGTCAGGGACTTGGTCACAGGCTTTTCAAAGGGCTACGCCTTCATCGAATACAAGGAGGAGCGTGCTGTGATCAAAGCTTACCGAGATGCCGATGGCCTGGTTATTGACCAGCATGAGATATTTGTGGACTACGAGCTGGAAAGGACTCTCAAAGGGTGGATCCCTCGGCGACTTGGAGGCGgtctggggggaaaaaaggagTCTGGACAACTGAGATTTGGGGGACGGGACCGGCCTTTTCGAAAACCTATTAACTTGCCAGTTGTTAAAAACGACCTCTATAGAGAGGCAAAACGGGAAAGGCGGGAGCGATCTCGATCCCGAGAAAGACACTGGGACTCAAGGACAAGGGATCGAGACCATGACAGGGGCCGGGAGAAGAGATGGCAAGAAAGAGAGCCCACAAGGTTGTGGCCCGACAATgactgggagagagagagggacttCAGAGATGACAGGGTcaaagggagggagaagaaggaaagaggcaAGTAG